The Juglans regia cultivar Chandler chromosome 1, Walnut 2.0, whole genome shotgun sequence nucleotide sequence TATTAGTCAAGCACCTTTTGAACAAATTTAGAGACATTATGTAATTGAGTACCACAAACTGCTGCTTGATGAATTTGGAACATGAAAATGACGATTAGCATCCCATATGTtcctttcatctctctctctctctctctctcaagcaaACGCGCCTGTTTTTGTGAGGATCTGAAATGCTGCATTTGCATTTATAAGCAAATAAagcaacaaaattgaaaaatctgcTGAAAAACTAACCAACCAAGCAATGTGCAACCAACTAGTCCAAAGAATCCAACTCAAAAGTCTCGGGGTAGAGTTGCTGACGACTGAGAAACTTGAATGATAGGGAGACAGGAGCAGCGGCATTATTGCTTTGCTCGGCACAGAAAATGAATGGACATGACCATACGGTCTTCTTCACAGACACCTTATAAATCTTCTCCCTGAAAAGTTTATTTGCTTTAGTAAATAACAATTGTCCTTCACTGACTACCCATTAAAGTCTAATTTAATACAAAAGCATCCGTTCCAGCCAGAAGTAGTCACGTACATATTTATCGTTTGGCCCCTTGGGCCCTTTCAGTCTATTCTTTAGAGAATGGTGCTGATGACCAGTGCAGTGGTTAGGATGCTTGctttaaatttcattaaattgCTTCTTAGGGTTTCTTAAtttgggatttattttttaCGAAATTACATGGTTGCTTAACTGAAATATGCACTGCAACAAATAGAGTGGGGCAAATAGTCCCAATCCTAGAAAACACTTGCAAAGGGCATGTATGCATTTCTATTATGGTTTGAGATATGCTCTAGTGTTGAGGTAGAATCTGATTATGCTTATTGTTTAGTTGGTTAACAGAAGATGGTATGATGCATTGGGATTTCAGAGAGAGATGGGAAATATAGAGGCTGCAATGAGGGACTTATCTGTTCGATTTAAACATGTGAATAGAGAAATTAACTTGATAGCTTATTTTCTTGAGATGGGGCTAAGGGCGTTTCAACTTTCAAGAGTGTATAATGACAGATTTTTGCCTCCTTGTCTTGCGGTCTGATAGTATTTTAAGATTTCGATCTTGTACAGTGACTTTGTTTGATAGAaactaaaatctataaaaacCAAAAGTAAGGGAGAACCAATGGTTGGGAACATGGATGCATTTGGCAGATTACATGCAAGTAAGTTCATTGTTCTTGTATCTATAGATCTATCTAGCTTTGCATCCCTCCTTGACATGAGAATGGTTGAGACTTTAAAAGTCTCGATTACCGTACATTTATACTGAGCTTCCCTAGACTTCTATCATCACCCGGACATCAGTCTCAATTGAAGAGATATCAGTAAATTCAGACAGGATTGCCCTGAATTCATCTCCCGTGAGAGTTTCCTTCTCCAACAGCACGTCCACTAGTTTATCAATAGCCTCACGGTTATTTCTAATGTGATTCTTTGCAATCTTGTAtgcattttctattatttttcgtATAGAGGAATCTATGTCCTCTGCAAGCTTTTCCGACATGGCGTTTCTAGCTAGCATCCTTAGTACCACATCGCTGCTTTGCACTGCCGGATCGGTCAATGCCCATGGCCCAATCTCGGACATGCCAAACGTAGTTACCATCtgtttggagagagagaataatttATAGTTGTTTGATTAGTTACATACcttaaaacaatttcttttttggggAACACATACCTGTCTTGCTATCTGAGTAATTTGTTGCAAGTCTCCAGCTGCACCTGTAGTAATTTCCGATTCTCCAAAAATCACTTCCTCAGCCGCGCGACCTCCAAGACCTCCAACTATTCTAGCAAATAGTTGTTGCTTAGAGATGAGTGCAGGATCTTCACCAGGCATGAACCAAGTTAGACCACGGGCTTGACCCCTTGGGATCAGAGTCACTTTCTGCACTGGGTCATGGCCTGGAGTCAACGTCCTGTAGTTTGCAAAAAATGTATCACATTAGTGGCCGCGAGGCTTTCAAAGAAacagaaacaagaacaaaaaagaaaaggatttgAGGTACTTACGCGCACACAGCGTGCCCTATTTCATGATAAGCCACAAGAATTTTGCTCTTCCCATCTGTCATTTTGGTTCCCTCCATTCCTGCGACAATCCGATCAATGGAGTCGTCAATCTCTTTCATTGTAATTTTCTCCTTGCCTCTCCTACCGGCTAGAATGGCAGCTTCGTTCATGAGGTTTGCAAGGTCTGCTCCGCTGAACCCTGGGGTTCTTAGGGCAACAACGCTGAGAGAGACATCCTTATCAATTTTCTTGTTGTTGCTATGCACCTTTAATATTTCTTCCCTCCCTCTCACATCCGGTAATCCAACAGTGACCTATATAAGCAGTAACACAACATCACCATGAATTTCCAATTAAGGTCTTAAACGAATATCTCTTTCATAATGTTACCTAAAGGCTAATGTACAAAGCATGACGAAGAAACCATATCGTACCTGTCTGTCGAACCTCCCCGGCCTAAGCAAAGCCGAATCAATAATTTCCGGTCGGTTGGTAGCAGCAATAACAATCACTCCACTATTCCCACTGAAGCCATCCATTTCGGTAAGCAACTGATTCAGTGTTTGTTCCCTCTCATCGTTTCCTCCGCCAATACCTGTTCCTCTCTGCCTCCCTACAGCATCTATCTCATCAATGAACACTAAGCATGGCGAATTGGCCTTCGCTTTGTTGAATAAGTCCCTCACTCTTGAAGCCCCTACACCAACAAACATCTCAATGAACTCTGACCCagatagagaaaagaaaggaaccCCTGCTTCTCCAGCAATCGCCCTGGCCAGCAACGTCTTTCCAGTACCAGGTGGCCCAACCAAAAGAACTCCTTTGGGAATCCTGGCTCCAACTGCTGCAAACTTTTCTGGGGTTTTTAAGAACTCGACAATCTCTTGGAAATCTTGCTTTGCTTCGTCAACGCCAGCAACATCTTCGAATGTCACTCCGGTGTTGGGTTCCATTTGAAATTTGGCTTTGCTCCTGTTGACGGACATATGGTAAGGTTGTACAGTCATTACATGCTACGTAAATTTCTCGTTTCGATGAAATCTAGCTTACAGAGTAGATAAAAGCTTTTTCAGTACTGTACCTTCCGAGTCCAAATGGCAAGTTAGGGCCACCTGGAGTGTTTGTTGATGATGATCTAAGAAGTAAAGAGCCAATCAATATCAATGGAAAAGCCAAATTCCCCAACAAATCGAGTACTGCTGGCCACCAAGTTACTTCCATTGGTTGAGCTGCAAAGTCTACAttcttctctttcattttcctcAGCAATTCTGGTGGCAATCCGGGTAACTGAATTTTGACCCTCTGGATTTTGTCTAGTGCTGGGTTGAAAATCTCGGCGATCGCAACAGCGCCATTCTCAAACAGATCGACCTTCCTTACAGCACCTTCATCCAGATACTGCAAAAATCTCGAATATGACATTCTACTTGAAGTGGATTCAACAGGGCTCCCCGGCTCAGCTCTTGCGGGCTGAGAAATGGAGATGCCTGCCCCTATAAGCCCCAAAGCAAAGGAATTTAATAGCTTTCTCTTGGTGAGCTTAATGTCTGAAGGTGTTTTGTAACATGGGTTTTCTCTACAAGTACTTTTGGGAAGGTGGTTATCCTTTGAATGGTCCCGAGATTTGCAGATTGGGGGGTGTGAAAGAGATAAAGATAGAGCTGGTGACATTTTCTATGATCAAAATAGGTGCTGTATTGGGCAGTACACAAGTTTAAGActgtcttctttcttttttctctggtTTAAGCAAATGGTTGTTTGATTTTAGTTTCGGGGGGGAATGTCAAAGAGGTGTATAAATAAAGGAGATAAAGAGAGGTTTCCAGCGCTTCCATTTGGCCTGTTTTTGAGTGGCACTTGTCGTCTGATTTTCCATTTGATTCATGAAGGATCTAGAATGGTGCTGTTAGGTGATTTTGCAGCTGAAACAGagtaagaaagaaatggaattcTTGAAATTTCTACGCAGATGGAAAAAAGGGCCAAAACGAGATGTATTTATCTGTGCCCCTCAACCATACACTTGGGAAAATATAGGTGGTACAATGGATTGTTTATGCTCATGAACTCTAAAGGCATATCCCGGTTTCATGCCACGTAATAGTTTAGATCATGTGGTAGATAATTCAGTTGAGGCCCTTGATAGccttcttttaattaaaaaaaaaccaaaaaacaaaaaaataatttcatttcataggTCATTTAGGATGCGATCAGAATCG carries:
- the LOC108985967 gene encoding ATP-dependent zinc metalloprotease FTSH 6, chloroplastic codes for the protein MSPALSLSLSHPPICKSRDHSKDNHLPKSTCRENPCYKTPSDIKLTKRKLLNSFALGLIGAGISISQPARAEPGSPVESTSSRMSYSRFLQYLDEGAVRKVDLFENGAVAIAEIFNPALDKIQRVKIQLPGLPPELLRKMKEKNVDFAAQPMEVTWWPAVLDLLGNLAFPLILIGSLLLRSSSTNTPGGPNLPFGLGRSKAKFQMEPNTGVTFEDVAGVDEAKQDFQEIVEFLKTPEKFAAVGARIPKGVLLVGPPGTGKTLLARAIAGEAGVPFFSLSGSEFIEMFVGVGASRVRDLFNKAKANSPCLVFIDEIDAVGRQRGTGIGGGNDEREQTLNQLLTEMDGFSGNSGVIVIAATNRPEIIDSALLRPGRFDRQVTVGLPDVRGREEILKVHSNNKKIDKDVSLSVVALRTPGFSGADLANLMNEAAILAGRRGKEKITMKEIDDSIDRIVAGMEGTKMTDGKSKILVAYHEIGHAVCATLTPGHDPVQKVTLIPRGQARGLTWFMPGEDPALISKQQLFARIVGGLGGRAAEEVIFGESEITTGAAGDLQQITQIARQMVTTFGMSEIGPWALTDPAVQSSDVVLRMLARNAMSEKLAEDIDSSIRKIIENAYKIAKNHIRNNREAIDKLVDVLLEKETLTGDEFRAILSEFTDISSIETDVRVMIEV